A genomic window from Peromyscus maniculatus bairdii isolate BWxNUB_F1_BW_parent chromosome 1, HU_Pman_BW_mat_3.1, whole genome shotgun sequence includes:
- the Numa1 gene encoding nuclear mitotic apparatus protein 1 isoform X7, with protein MTLHATRAATLLAWVNSLHVADPIETVLQLQDCSIFIKIINTIHNTEEGQQILQQPVPERLDFVCSFLQKNWKHPLSTQCLVSVQKVMEGSEMELAKMVMLFLYHSTMSSRNPRDWEQFEYRIQAELAVILKFMLDHEDSLNLTEDLENFLEKVPYTYSSTVSEELSPPSHQAKRKIRFLEIQRIASSSSENNFLAGSPSSPMGDILQTPQFQIRRLKKQLADERNNRDELELELSESLKLLTEKDAQIAMMQQRIDHLALLNEKQAASSQESGEVEELRGKNESLTVRLHETLKRCQNLKTEKNQMDRKISQLSEENGDLSFKVREFSSHLQQLQGAFNDLIEEHNKASQEWAEKQAHLEKELNTALQDKKCLEEKNEILQGKLSQLEERATQLLESPAKEKGEVLGDALQLETLKQEAAKLAADNTQLQARVETLVSERGQQEAQQLAERGHFEEEKQQLATLIADLQSSISNLTQAKEELEQASQVQGAQLTAQVASLTALNTTLQQQKDQELASLKEQAKKEQAQMVQTLQEQEQAAQGLRQQVEQLSSSLKLKEQQLEEAAKEQEAARQDLTQQLATAAEAQEASLRERDTARQQLEALEREKAAKLESLQQQLQAANEARDSAQTSVTQVQREKAELSQKVGELHASIEAAHQEQRQAQAHVTELEAQLKAEQQKTTEREKVIQEKVQLQEQLQALEETLKITKGSLEEEKRRATDALQEQQRRVAEMETESRSLMEQREQAQKELEQEKGGRKGLEAQLQQLEETHQAETEALRRELAEATASQQRAQSETEQLVREVESWQKRFESRQQEEARYSALFQEQLVALKGDCEEADQEAQEEAGEVHSEGQIGQQQSQLAQLHANFARALQQVQEKEARAQKLADDLSTLQEKMAATNKEVACLKTLVLKAGEQQEMASLELFKEPPGAGNRESDRQEERRARPFSSTQAALKAMEREAEQMGSELGRLRAALMKSQGQQQEERGQQEREVARLTQERGQAQADLAQEKAAKAELEMRLQNTLNEQRVEFAALQEALAHALTEKEGKDQELAKLREQEAAQRTELKELQQTLEQLKTQLVKKEKEHPAGGTAGEGTSGPGTQSETARKTEVPGPELEALRAEVSKLEQRCQQQQQQVEGLTYSLESERASQVERDKALEALQGQLEEKARELGQSRAASASAQRELTALRAKAQDHSKAEEEWKAQVARGQQEAERKSSLISSLEEEVSILNRQVLEKEGESKELKRLVVAESEKSQKLEERLRLLQVETASSSARAAERSSALREEVQSLREEVEKQRTISENLRQELASQAERAEELGQELKAWQEKFFQKEQALSALQLEHTSTQALVSELLPAKHLCQQLQAEQAAAEKRHREEIEQSKQAAGGLRAELMRAQRELGELGPLRQKVVEQERAAQQLRAEKASYAEQLSMLKKAHGLLAEENRGLGERANLGRQFLEVELDQAREKYVQELAAVRTDAETHLAEMRQEAQSTTRELEVMTAKYEGAKVKVLEERQRFQEERQKLTAQVEELSKKLTEYDQASKVQQQKLKAFQAQGGESQQEVQRLQAQLSELQTQLSQKEQAAEHYKLQMEKAKTHYDAKKQQNQELQEQLRDLEQLQKENKELRAEGERLGRELQQAGLKTKEAEQACRHLSAQVRSLEAQVAHADQQLRDLGKSQVATDALKSREPQKPQLDLSIDSLDLSLEEGTPCSVASKLPRTQPDGTSVPGEPASPISQRLPPKVESLESLYFTPIPARGQAPLESSLDSLGDAFPDSGRKTRSARRRTTQIINITMTKASLRATSSTQSLARLGSPDDGNSALLSLPGYRPTTRSSARRSQARMSSGAPQGRNSFYMGTCQDEPEQLDDWNRIAELQQRNRVCPPHLKTCYPLESRPSLNLATITDEEMKTGDPQETLRRASMQPAQIAEGVGITTRQQRKRVSTETHQGPGTPESKKATSCFPRPMTPRDRHEGRKQSSTAEAQKKAAPVLKQVDRRQSMAFSILNTPKKLGNSLLRRGGSKKTPAKVSPNTRSGTRRSPRIATTTAGAATATPRAKGKAKH; from the exons ccacAACACAGAAGAGGGGCAACAAATTCTTCAGCAGCCAGTGCCTGAAAGACTAGACTTTGTTTGCAGTTTCCTACAGA AAAATTGGAAACATCCCTTGTCTACACAATGCCTGGTGTCTGTGCAGAAAGTGATGGAGGGGTCTGAGATGGAATTGGCCAAG ATGGTAATGCTGTTTTTATATCACTCCACCATGAGCTCCAGAAATCCCCGGGACTGGGAACAGTTTGAATATAGGATTCAG gctgagtTAGCTGTCATCCTGAAGTTTATGCTGGATCATGAGGATTCATTAAACCTTACTGAGGACCTAGAGAATTTCTTGGAGAAAG TTCCGTACACCTATTCCAGTACTGTCTCTGAAGagctttctccacccagccaccaGGCCAAGAGGAAGATTCGCTTCTTAGAAATACAGAGGATTGCTTCATCTTCTAGTGAGAACAA CTTCCTCGCAGGTTCTCCATCCTCCCCTATGGGCGACATCCTGCAGACCCCACAGTTCCAGATAAGACGGTTGAAGAAACAGCTGGCAGATGAGAGGAACAACAGGGacgagctggagctggagctctcTGAGAGCCTCAAGCTCCTCACTGAGAAGG ATGCACAGATAGCCATGATGCAGCAGCGCATTGACCACCTGGCTTTGCTGAACGAGAAGCAGGCAGCCAGCTCTCAAGAATCCGGAGAGGTCGAGGAGCTCCGTGGCAAGAATGAGAG CCTTACCGTGCGGCTGCATGAGACTCTGAAGCGGTGTCAGAACCTGAAGACAGAAAAGAACCAGATGGATCGAAAGATTAGCCAACTTTCTGAGGAGAATGGGGATCTTTCCTTTAAG GTGCGAGAGTTTTCGAGCCACTTGCAACAACTGCAGGGTGCATTCAACGACCTGATAGAGGAGCACAACAAGGCTTCTCAGGAGTGGGCAGAGAAGCAGGCTCATCTGGAAAAGGAGCTCAACACAGCCCTCCAGGATAAG AAATGTCTTGAAGAGAAGAATGAAATCCTTCAGGGAAAGCTTTCCCAGCTGGAAGAACGAGCAACTCAACTGTTGGAGAGCCCAGCCAAGGAGAAGGGTGAGGTGCTGGGTGATGCCTTGCAG CTGGAAACCCTGAAGCAAGAGGCAGCCAAACTTGCTGCAGACAACACCCAGCTCCAAGCCCGAGTAGAGACACTGGTGAGTGAACGGGGCCAACAGGAAGCCCAGCAGCTGGCTGAGCGGGGCCActttgaagaagaaaagcagcagcTGGCCACCTTGATTGCTGACCTGCAGAGCTCCATTTCCAACCTCACCCAGGCCAAGGAGGAGctggagcaggcctcccaggttCAGGGGGCTCAGCTGACTGCCCAGGTGGCCTCTCTGACAGCACTCAATACCACCCTGCAGCAGCAGAAGGATCAAGAACTGGCCAGCCTGAAAGAACAGGCCAAAAAGGAACAGGCTCAGATGGTCCAGACCTTGCAAGAACAAGAACAGGCCGCCCAGGGCCTCCGCCAGCAGGTGGAGCAGCTGAGCAGCAGCCTGAAGCTGAAGGAACAGCAATTGGAAGAGGCAGCCAaggagcaggaggcagccagGCAGGATCTCACCCAGCAACTGGCCACTGCTGCTGAGGCTCAAGAGGCCTCTCTAAGGGAACGGGATACTGCTCGCCAGCAGCTGGAAGCATTGGAAAGGGAGAAGGCTGCCAAGCTAGAGAGTCTGCAGCAGCAACTTCAGGCTGCCAATGAAGCTAGGGATAGTGCACAGACCTCGGTCACACAGGTCCAGCGGGaaaaggcagagctgagccaAAAGGTAGGAGAACTCCATGCCAGCATTGAAGCTGCCCACCAGGAACAACGTCAGGCCCAAGCTCATGTGACAGAGCTAGAGGCCCAGCTGAAGGCCGAGCAGCAAAAAACAACTGAGAGAGAAAAAGTGATCCAGGAGAAGGTCCAGCTCCAGGAGCAGCTCCAGGCCCTTGAGGAGACTTTGAAGATTACCAAAGGCAGCCTTGAAGAGGAGAAGCGCAGGGCTACAGATGCCCTGCAGGAGCAGCAGCGCCGTGTTGCGGAGATGGAGACCGAGTCCCGAAGCCTGATGGAGCAGCGTGAGCAGGCACAGAAGGAGTTAGAACAAGAGAAGGGTGGGAGAAAGGGGCTGGAGGCCCAGCTACAGCAGCTTGAGGAGACTCATCAGGCTGAGACTGAAGCCCTGCGCCGTGAGCTGGCAGAGGCCACAGCCTcccagcagagagcccagagtgAGACCGAGCAGCTCGTCAGGGAGGTTGAGAGCTGGCAGAAGCGGTTTGAATCTCGTCAGCAAGAGGAGGCGAGATACAGTGCCCTGTTCCAGGAACAGCTGGTGGCTTTGAAGGGGGACTGTGAGGAGGCTGACCAGGAGgcccaggaggaggcaggagaggtcCACAGTGAGGGCCAGATAGGCCAGCAGCAGAGTCAGCTAGCCCAGCTTCATGCCAACTTTGCCAGAGCCCTTCAGCAGGTTCAGGAGAAAGAAGCCAGGGCCCAGAAGCTGGCAGACGATCTCTCAACTCTACAGGAGAAGATGGCTGCCACTAACAAGGAGGTGGCCTGCCTGAAGACCTTGGTGCTCAAAGCaggtgagcagcaggaaatggcCTCACTTGAGTTATTCAAAGAGCCCCCAGGGGCTGGAAACAGAGAGTCCGACAGGCAAGAAGAACGGCGGGCACGGCCGTTCTCCAGCACACAAGCAGCACTGAAGGCTATGGAGCGGGAAGCTGAGCAAATGGGCAGTGAACTTGGTAGGCTGAGGGCAGCACTGATGAAGAGCCAGGGCCAGCAGCAAGAAGAACGTGGGCAGCAGGAGAGGGAGGTAGCACGACTGACCCAGGAGCGGGGCCAGGCCCAAGCCGACCTGGCTCAGGAGAAGGCAGCCAAGGCAGAGCTTGAGATGCGGCTGCAGAATACCCTCAATGAGCAGCGTGTGGAGTTTGCTGCCCTGCAAGAGGCACTGGCCCACGCCCTGACGGAAAAGGAAGGCAAAGACCAGGAGCTTGCCAAACTTCGTGAGCAAGAGGCAGCTCAAAGAACAGAGCTGAAGGAGCTCCAGCAGACTTTGGAGCAACTGAAAACACAGTTagtcaagaaagagaaagagcaccCTGCAGGAGGTACTGCTGGAGAAGGCACTTCTGGCCCAGGAACCCAGTCGGAGACAGCTAGAAAGACAGAGGTGCCGGGCCCTGAGTTGGAGGCTCTTCGGGCAGAGGTCAGCAAGCTAGAGCAGCggtgccagcagcagcagcagcaggtcgAAGGTCTGACATACAGCCTGGAGTCGGAGCGTGCTTCCCAGGTCGAGCGGGACAAAGCCCTGGAGGCACTGCAGGGCCAGTTAGAGGAGAAGGCTCGGGAGCTAGGGCAGAGTCGAGCTGCCTCCGCTTCAGCTCAGAGAGAGCTGACAGCCCTCCGTGCCAAAGCCCAGGACCATAGCAAAGCTGAGGAAGAGTGGAAGGCCCAGGTAGCCCGCGGCCAGCAGGAGGCTGAGAGAAAAAGCAGTCTTATCAGCAGCTTGGAAGAGGAGGTATCCATCCTGAACCGCCAAGTCctagagaaggagggggagagcaaGGAGTTGAAGCGCCTGGTTGTAGCTGAATCAGAGAAGagccagaagctggaagagaGGCTGCGCCTGCTGCAGGTAGAAACAGCCAGCAGTAGTGCCAGAGCAGCCGAACGCAGCTCAGCTCTACGAGAGGAGGTACAGAGCCTCCGGGAGGAGGTAGAGAAACAGCGTACAATTTCGGAGAACTTGCGACAAGAGCTGGCCTCACAGGCAGAGCGAGCTGAGGAACTGGGCCAGGAGTTGAAGGCCTGGCAGGAGAAGTTCTTCCAAAAGGAGCAAGCGCTCTCTGCCCTGCAGCTGGAGCATACCAGCACACAGGCCCTGGTGAGCGAGCTGCTGCCTGCCAAGCACCTTTGTCAGCAGCTGCAAGCGGAGCAGGCCGCTGCTGAGAAGCGCCACCGGGAGGAGATAGAGCAGAGCAAGCAGGCCGCTGGTGGGCTTCGGGCAGAGCTAATGCGGGCACAGCGGGAGCTCGGGGAGCTAGGGCCTTTGAGGCAGAAAGTGGTTGAGCAGGAGCGAGCAGCCCAGCAGCTCCGGGCAGAAAAGGCCAGCTATGCAGAGCAGCTGAGCATGCTGAAGAAGGCTCATGGCCTGTTGGCAGAGGAGAACCGGGGGCTGGGAGAGCGGGCCAACCTCGGCCGGCAGTTTCTGGAAGTAGAGCTAGATCAAGCCCGGGAGAAGTATGTCCAGGAGTTGGCAGCTGTGCGTACTGATGCTGAGACCCATCTGGCTGAAATGCGGCAAGAAGCACAGAGTACTACCCGGGAACTGGAGGTGATGACTGCCAAGTACGAAGGTGCCAAGGTGAAGGTCCTAGAGGAAAGGCAGAGGTTCCAAGAAGAGCGGCAGAAACTCACTGCCCAG GTGGAAGAACTGAGTAAGAAGTTAACAGAGTATGATCAAGCCAGCAAGGTGCAGCAACAGAAGCTCAAG GCCTTCCAGGCGCAGGGGGGTGAGAGCCAGCAGGAGGTCCAGCGCCTCCAGGCCCAGCTGAGTGAGCTGCAGACCCAGCTGAGCCAGAAGGAGCAGGCAGCTGAACACTACAAGCTACAG ATGGAGAAAGCCAAGACCCATTATGATGCCAAGAAGCAGCAGAACCAAGAGCTGCAGGAGCAGCTTCGAGACCTGGAGCAGCTgcagaaggagaacaaggagCTTCGGGCTGAAGGTGAACGTTTGGGCCGtgagctgcagcaggcagggctgAAGACCAAGGAGGCTGAACAGGCCTGTCGCCACCTTAGTGCCCAGGTGCGCAGCCTGGAGGCTCAG GTTGCCCATGCAGACCAGCAGCTTCGAGACTTGGGCAAATCCCAGGTGGCAACTGATGCCTTAAAGAGCCGTGAGCCTCAGAAACCCCAGCTGGACTTAAGTATTGACAGCCTGGATCTGAGCTTGGAGGAAGGAACCCCGTGCAGTGTTGCTAG CAAGCTGCCTCGTACCCAGCCAGATGGCACCAGTGTCCCTGGAGAGCCAGCTTCACCCATCTCCCAGCGCCTGCCCCCCAAAGTGGAATCCCTGGAGAGTCTCTACTTCACCCCCATTCCTGCTCGGGGTCAGGCCCCCTTGGAGAGCAGCTTGGACTCCCTGGGCGATGCCTTCCCTGACTCTGGCCGTAAGACACGCTCTGCTCGCCGGCGTACCACACAAATCATCAACATTACCATGACCAAG GCCAGCTTGCGAGCCACCTCCTCCACCCAGTCCCTGGCCCGCTTGGGCTCTCCTGATGATGGCAACTCGGCTCTGCTTAgcctgcctggctaccggcctACTACTCGGAGCTCTGCTCGTCGCTCCCAGGCCAGGATGTCCAGTGGGGCCCCTCAAG GGAGGAACAGCTTCTATATGGGTACTTGCCAGGATGAGCCTGAGCAGCTGGACGATTGGAACCGCATTGCAGAGTTGCAGCAGCGCAACCGAGTATGCCCCCCGCACCTGAAGACCTGCTATCCTCTGGAGTCCAGG CCTTCCCTGAACCTGGCCACCATCACTGATGAGGAGATGAAAACAGGAGACCCCCAGGAAACCTTACGCCGAGCCAGCATGCAGCCAGCCCAGATCGCCGAGGGTGTTGGCATCACTACCCGGCAGCAGCGCAAACGGGTCTCCACAGAGACCCACCAGGGTCCTGGCACTCCTGAG TCCAAGAAAGCTACCAGCTGCTTCCCACGCCCTATGACTCCCAGGGACCGGCATGAAGGACGCAAGCAGAGCAGCACTGCTGAAGCCCAGAAGAAAGCAGCTCCAGTTCTTAAACAG GTGGACCGGCGCCAGTCAATGGCCTTCAGCATCCTTAACACACCCAAGAAACTTGGAAATAGTCTTCTACGGCGAGGAGGTTCAAAGAAGACCCCAGCCAAGGTTTCCCCCAATACTCGCAGTGGAACCCGCCGCTCTCCACGTATtgccaccaccacagctggcGCTGCTACTGCTACTCCTCGGGCCAAGGGCAAG GCAAAGCACTAG